One genomic segment of Candidatus Methanosuratincola sp. includes these proteins:
- the ychF gene encoding YchF-related putative GTPase, with product MVRIGIIGKTNAGKTTLFNAITMMNAEISNYPFTTKDPNVGIGYVKTACMCKELGVKDNPQNSACVDGWRFIPVEVVDLPGLIKGASEGLGLGTRFLSVAAQADVILHVVDASGSINAKGEICEPGMGSPLADYYDIEEELVKWYAKNLLENADKVRRALQNKSVTLPSALYDILSGIKVTYAQITEALSKTRLDNLPFEDWEEDEFKAFAAEIRYLSKPTLIVANKMDRPVAEKNLNGLIETFGRSFVIPVSAEVELLLRRAEKAGAVSYTPGDEKFVVKDASKLTPKQKWALEYIQSRVFDKWLRTGVDLAITTAVLKLLKINVVYPVEDAKKYSDRKGNVLPDAYLMPQGSTPKDLARQIHSELYDNFLYAIDSVSGIRLPNDYELRDRDVITIVTARKKKP from the coding sequence ATGGTAAGGATCGGCATCATAGGGAAGACAAACGCCGGCAAGACAACGCTCTTCAATGCCATTACGATGATGAACGCAGAGATCTCGAACTACCCCTTCACCACGAAGGACCCGAACGTCGGAATCGGCTACGTCAAGACCGCCTGCATGTGCAAAGAGCTCGGGGTAAAGGATAACCCGCAGAACTCTGCCTGCGTAGACGGCTGGCGCTTTATACCCGTAGAGGTAGTGGATCTTCCGGGCCTCATAAAGGGGGCATCCGAGGGCCTCGGACTCGGAACGCGCTTCCTGTCGGTTGCAGCCCAGGCGGATGTGATCCTGCATGTCGTGGACGCTTCAGGGAGCATAAATGCGAAGGGCGAGATCTGCGAGCCTGGGATGGGATCGCCCTTGGCTGATTATTACGACATCGAGGAGGAGCTGGTTAAGTGGTACGCCAAGAACCTCTTGGAGAACGCCGACAAGGTGAGGAGGGCACTCCAGAACAAATCGGTCACGCTACCTTCGGCGCTTTATGACATACTCTCTGGTATAAAGGTCACCTATGCCCAGATCACGGAGGCCCTTTCCAAGACCAGGCTCGATAATCTTCCATTCGAGGATTGGGAAGAGGATGAATTCAAGGCGTTTGCGGCCGAGATAAGGTACCTCTCAAAGCCGACACTTATAGTTGCGAACAAGATGGACAGACCCGTGGCTGAGAAGAACCTGAACGGCCTCATTGAGACCTTCGGCAGGAGCTTCGTTATCCCCGTTTCTGCAGAGGTCGAACTCCTGCTGAGGCGGGCAGAGAAGGCGGGGGCAGTATCGTACACGCCGGGGGACGAGAAATTCGTCGTCAAAGATGCCAGCAAGCTCACGCCCAAACAGAAGTGGGCTCTCGAGTACATCCAGTCGAGGGTCTTTGACAAATGGCTCCGGACCGGAGTTGACCTCGCCATCACGACTGCTGTCCTCAAGCTCCTCAAGATCAACGTCGTCTACCCGGTCGAAGATGCGAAGAAGTACTCTGACAGGAAGGGGAACGTCCTTCCTGACGCGTACCTGATGCCGCAGGGATCCACTCCGAAGGATCTAGCAAGGCAGATCCACTCTGAGCTCTACGACAACTTCCTGTATGCGATCGACTCTGTGAGCGGGATCAGACTCCCGAACGATTACGAGCTGCGTGACCGTGATGTTATCACGATAGTCACAGCCCGTAAGAAAAAACCCTGA
- a CDS encoding NUDIX hydrolase: MEEADSSSQIFSGRAISIQVERVRLPSGRLASRETVVHPGAVAVVALEGEKILLERQYRHTARKLIWELPAGTIEKGEAPEDCARRELTEETGYTADKMEQVFRFYVAPGYSTEVIYLFLADGLKRSSKRLDDDEEIETVFVPISKAVEMVRENQIEDAKTALGILFYERFLGKTKG; the protein is encoded by the coding sequence TTGGAAGAGGCTGACTCATCCTCCCAAATTTTTTCTGGGAGGGCTATCTCCATCCAGGTCGAACGAGTTCGGCTGCCCAGCGGAAGGCTAGCAAGCAGGGAGACCGTGGTCCACCCTGGCGCCGTGGCTGTAGTTGCGTTGGAAGGGGAAAAGATCCTCCTTGAGAGGCAGTATAGGCACACTGCAAGGAAGCTAATCTGGGAGCTCCCAGCTGGGACGATCGAAAAAGGGGAGGCGCCGGAGGACTGCGCCAGGAGAGAGCTGACCGAGGAAACCGGATACACCGCGGACAAGATGGAGCAAGTGTTCAGATTCTATGTTGCGCCAGGGTACAGCACAGAGGTCATCTACCTCTTTCTGGCCGATGGTTTGAAGAGATCCTCTAAAAGACTCGATGATGACGAGGAAATAGAAACGGTTTTTGTCCCGATCTCGAAGGCTGTTGAGATGGTCAGAGAAAATCAAATAGAGGACGCAAAGACTGCGTTAGGGATCCTGTTCTATGAGAGGTTCTTGGGCAAGACCAAGGGGTGA
- a CDS encoding secondary thiamine-phosphate synthase enzyme YjbQ — translation MSNLKTFTRHLVLDTGKRREAINITRGVQGAVTESGISAGLCIIFTTHSTSAIIVNEDEEGLKSDILRKTAEDFPEDGGWAHNRIDDNADAHLAGTYLGPSVTIPIVGGRLTLGTWQSIFFLELDGPRPGRRVVVQVIGQ, via the coding sequence GTGTCAAATCTGAAGACATTCACAAGGCACTTGGTCCTCGACACGGGAAAGAGGAGAGAAGCGATCAACATCACCAGGGGGGTCCAGGGGGCAGTAACCGAGAGTGGGATTTCCGCAGGACTCTGCATAATCTTCACGACCCACTCCACAAGCGCGATCATAGTCAACGAGGACGAGGAAGGGCTCAAATCAGATATCCTCAGGAAGACTGCAGAGGACTTTCCAGAAGACGGGGGCTGGGCACATAACAGGATAGACGACAACGCTGATGCGCACCTGGCAGGAACTTACCTCGGACCTTCGGTGACGATCCCAATCGTTGGCGGCAGGCTGACCTTGGGTACGTGGCAGAGCATATTCTTCCTCGAACTTGACGGCCCCCGCCCAGGCAGGAGGGTCGTCGTCCAAGTGATTGGTCAGTAA
- a CDS encoding (Fe-S)-binding protein: MLENVSEIASTCTLCGACVEVCPFFKASNNPKYGAMAKVEAAISLFEGKDLKEDDLKTLYLCTRCDGCHSSCPMDIPISVVVQGARAELRKRNMVPEKYKTIADAIIKMGSPMAAPPEKRTACLPEGFKPPERAKYLYVPGCWSGIKLPETAKATMEILIRAGIDFTTLGEKEWCCGLFVIDTGMLDEAKKLAEKNTLLFESTGAKTVITECPSCYDVFKNVYPALFRKPEYEVVHISEMLEQMIREGRINLEESRSKKIIYKDPCPLARRCGIIQPPRDVVKRVGELVEYKENGKDAVCCGAPAGVKPLYPEMANRLAEMLMSEAKEKGADVGVGCVFCMYHMGGLPKEAGFPPLKTLSQLVLENLKK, encoded by the coding sequence ATGCTTGAGAATGTTTCAGAGATAGCTTCAACATGCACCCTCTGCGGCGCCTGTGTCGAGGTCTGCCCTTTCTTCAAAGCATCAAACAACCCCAAGTACGGGGCGATGGCCAAGGTAGAGGCGGCCATTTCCCTCTTCGAAGGCAAAGACTTGAAAGAGGATGATTTGAAGACACTTTACCTCTGCACCAGGTGTGACGGATGCCACAGCTCCTGCCCCATGGACATTCCGATCTCGGTGGTCGTCCAGGGTGCGAGGGCGGAGCTGAGGAAGAGGAACATGGTTCCCGAGAAGTACAAGACGATAGCAGATGCCATAATCAAGATGGGTTCGCCCATGGCGGCGCCTCCGGAGAAGCGGACCGCCTGCCTGCCGGAAGGGTTCAAGCCGCCGGAGAGGGCAAAATACCTCTATGTGCCGGGATGCTGGTCAGGGATAAAGCTCCCCGAAACCGCAAAGGCGACCATGGAGATCCTGATCAGGGCCGGAATAGACTTCACCACACTCGGGGAGAAGGAGTGGTGCTGCGGCCTCTTCGTTATCGACACAGGGATGCTTGACGAGGCTAAGAAGCTCGCTGAGAAGAACACCCTGCTTTTTGAGTCCACGGGAGCAAAGACCGTCATCACGGAGTGCCCCTCGTGCTACGACGTCTTCAAGAACGTATACCCGGCGCTCTTCAGGAAGCCCGAATATGAGGTCGTGCACATTTCTGAGATGCTCGAGCAGATGATCAGAGAGGGCAGGATAAACCTTGAGGAGTCAAGATCAAAGAAGATCATTTACAAAGACCCATGTCCACTCGCAAGGAGGTGTGGGATAATACAGCCCCCGAGGGATGTCGTCAAGAGGGTCGGTGAGCTTGTCGAGTACAAGGAAAATGGGAAGGACGCAGTCTGCTGCGGGGCCCCTGCAGGCGTCAAGCCGCTCTACCCGGAGATGGCGAACAGGCTAGCCGAGATGCTGATGAGCGAAGCGAAAGAGAAGGGCGCGGATGTCGGCGTAGGCTGTGTATTCTGCATGTACCACATGGGAGGGCTACCCAAAGAGGCTGGATTCCCGCCTTTGAAGACGCTCTCACAGCTCGTCCTTGAAAATCTCAAAAAATGA
- a CDS encoding nucleotide exchange factor GrpE: protein MGIEGSGGNVHVDGIAKGERSVDSEEEKSRDLERLQDEICRYKEQLDALQRELAESKNRLRYMQADCENIRKRSERQMEEARLTASMPLVCDLLEVVDELELALKSASESDTQGALVQGVKMTLKKMKKVLEKHGVSQIECLMKPLDPERHMVVSKEERDDLEENTVVEEIRRGYSFRGIVIRPSVVKVSVKPSGSTKQKEED, encoded by the coding sequence TTGGGAATCGAAGGATCCGGCGGCAATGTGCACGTAGACGGTATCGCCAAAGGCGAAAGGTCGGTGGACTCGGAGGAGGAAAAAAGCAGGGATCTGGAGCGTCTGCAGGACGAGATCTGCAGGTATAAGGAGCAGTTGGACGCCCTACAGAGGGAGCTTGCAGAGTCAAAGAACAGGCTTAGGTACATGCAGGCGGACTGCGAGAATATTCGGAAGCGGTCAGAGAGGCAGATGGAGGAAGCCAGGCTAACCGCCAGCATGCCGCTGGTGTGCGACCTGCTTGAAGTGGTCGACGAGCTCGAGCTGGCATTGAAGAGCGCCTCTGAGTCAGACACGCAAGGGGCATTAGTCCAGGGAGTGAAGATGACGCTGAAGAAAATGAAGAAAGTCCTTGAGAAACACGGCGTCTCCCAGATCGAATGCCTCATGAAGCCGTTGGATCCGGAAAGGCACATGGTCGTCTCCAAGGAGGAGCGGGATGACCTCGAGGAGAACACCGTCGTAGAGGAGATAAGGAGGGGTTACTCCTTCAGGGGGATAGTGATTAGACCGAGCGTAGTGAAAGTCTCGGTAAAACCATCAGGGTCAACAAAACAAAAGGAGGAAGATTGA
- a CDS encoding DNA-binding protein, with the protein MTAGSDDEIENIKKRKLLEMERRLAAMKKEQAEPPKKVEEDPLSVVKRRLVGRGLEVLEAALSQYPQATMEVVKYIARLYKTGKLTEDIPGEDLYELFCNLGMHVRLETSITYIKDGKRIPLSKKFKGED; encoded by the coding sequence ATGACCGCCGGCTCTGACGACGAGATCGAGAATATAAAAAAGCGCAAGCTCCTCGAGATGGAGCGCAGGCTTGCAGCGATGAAAAAGGAACAGGCTGAACCCCCTAAGAAAGTCGAGGAGGATCCCCTGTCCGTCGTCAAAAGGCGCCTGGTCGGGAGGGGGCTAGAGGTCTTGGAGGCAGCACTATCCCAGTACCCGCAGGCGACAATGGAGGTCGTCAAGTACATCGCCAGGCTGTACAAGACAGGAAAGCTCACCGAGGACATCCCAGGGGAGGATCTCTACGAGCTCTTCTGCAACCTTGGCATGCATGTCAGGCTCGAGACGTCGATAACGTACATAAAGGATGGAAAGCGTATCCCCCTCAGCAAGAAGTTCAAGGGCGAGGATTAA
- a CDS encoding creatininase family protein produces MILKDANGFDFEKADKTVAILPVGSIERHGDHLPLGTDSELPEYIARRVAEMTGVIVLPTIFYGSCHAMRGFPGTFDIDSEVLFKYVECVLEEAWRNGIRLVVVLNGHGGNTTPIQMAARQATSRNGLSVAVIDWWKDLGASKKDLFTSPGHAGEDETSAMLAVAENRVNIYLAGRHEVSYPEVRVYSKKIDEKLYEIALTGDAKKATKEKGEELISAAVEDLAKVIADLRAILEL; encoded by the coding sequence ATGATCCTTAAGGACGCTAACGGCTTCGATTTTGAGAAGGCGGACAAAACGGTCGCAATACTACCTGTCGGCAGCATAGAGAGGCATGGCGACCACCTCCCCCTGGGCACTGACAGTGAGCTGCCAGAGTACATCGCGCGGAGGGTTGCCGAGATGACCGGTGTGATCGTTCTGCCGACGATATTCTATGGATCCTGCCATGCGATGCGAGGGTTTCCGGGGACCTTCGATATAGACTCTGAGGTTCTCTTCAAATATGTCGAATGCGTCCTCGAGGAAGCTTGGCGCAACGGTATCAGGTTAGTCGTTGTTCTGAATGGTCATGGGGGGAATACGACCCCGATACAGATGGCAGCCAGGCAGGCAACTAGCAGAAACGGGCTCTCTGTGGCAGTGATCGATTGGTGGAAGGATCTTGGAGCCAGCAAGAAAGACCTCTTCACTTCTCCGGGTCACGCGGGTGAGGACGAGACGAGTGCGATGCTGGCGGTCGCCGAGAATAGGGTCAACATATACCTTGCGGGCAGGCACGAGGTCTCGTACCCCGAGGTAAGGGTGTACTCGAAGAAGATAGACGAAAAGCTCTACGAGATCGCCCTCACCGGAGACGCTAAGAAGGCGACAAAGGAGAAGGGCGAAGAGCTCATCTCCGCCGCGGTCGAGGACCTGGCCAAAGTTATTGCGGATCTGCGCGCGATCCTCGAGCTCTGA
- the dnaJ gene encoding molecular chaperone DnaJ produces the protein MATKRDYYEILGVPRDATPEQIKDAYRKLALQYHPDRNKSPDAEEKFKEISEAYAVLSDPQKRNQYDMLGRTGFNQQYTQEDIFRGVDFETIFRDFGFGGFGDLFDLFFGGGRGYSGFGNRRMRGNDLLSEVRITLEDALKGAEKEIEIPRSETCKQCSGSGAAPGSSPRKCTSCGGTGQVQRVHSSGFARFVQITACPTCKGSGSIIDRPCSVCGGTGVAKVKRRITVRIPPGAEDGMQLRLRGEGDASPNGGAHGDLYVNVRVAPDPRFRREGPDLYYELKISYPQAALGAETTVPTLEGPVKLTISPGTQPGTILRLKGKGLPRLDGFGRGDQFVVVNLAVPERLTSRQRELLKELAREFEQPVKEKRRFGF, from the coding sequence ATGGCGACAAAAAGGGATTACTACGAGATTCTTGGCGTCCCAAGGGACGCGACGCCGGAGCAGATAAAGGACGCGTACCGTAAGCTCGCCCTGCAGTACCACCCCGACAGGAACAAGTCCCCGGACGCCGAGGAAAAATTCAAGGAGATCTCTGAGGCTTATGCCGTCCTCTCTGATCCTCAGAAGAGGAACCAGTACGACATGCTCGGACGTACAGGGTTCAACCAGCAGTACACCCAGGAGGACATATTCAGGGGCGTCGATTTCGAGACCATATTCAGGGACTTTGGCTTCGGAGGGTTCGGAGACCTCTTCGACCTCTTCTTCGGCGGAGGGAGGGGTTATAGCGGCTTTGGGAACAGGCGGATGAGGGGTAACGATCTTCTCTCGGAGGTCAGGATTACCCTCGAGGACGCGCTGAAGGGGGCTGAGAAGGAGATCGAGATTCCCCGTAGCGAGACGTGCAAACAGTGCTCAGGATCCGGTGCCGCCCCCGGATCTTCCCCAAGGAAATGCACGAGTTGCGGCGGGACTGGTCAGGTTCAGCGTGTCCATTCGAGTGGCTTCGCCAGGTTTGTCCAGATAACTGCCTGCCCCACCTGCAAGGGATCCGGTTCCATAATCGACAGGCCATGCAGCGTCTGCGGTGGAACCGGGGTAGCCAAGGTAAAGCGGAGAATCACGGTGAGGATCCCGCCAGGCGCAGAGGACGGGATGCAGCTCAGACTGAGGGGCGAGGGTGACGCCTCACCGAACGGCGGTGCCCACGGGGATCTCTACGTAAACGTTCGGGTCGCCCCAGACCCACGGTTCAGGAGGGAGGGACCGGACCTCTACTATGAGCTCAAAATAAGCTACCCGCAGGCCGCGCTCGGGGCTGAAACGACCGTCCCAACACTCGAAGGTCCCGTGAAGCTGACCATCAGTCCGGGGACACAGCCTGGCACGATCCTGCGCCTCAAAGGTAAGGGCCTCCCCCGGCTGGACGGCTTTGGGAGGGGGGACCAGTTCGTCGTCGTCAACTTGGCCGTACCTGAGAGGCTAACTTCGAGACAGAGGGAGCTCCTGAAGGAACTGGCTAGGGAATTCGAGCAGCCCGTCAAGGAGAAGCGGAGGTTTGGCTTTTAG
- the dnaK gene encoding molecular chaperone DnaK has translation MSSNIQPGEKIIGIDLGTTNSAAAIFEGGKATVIPSAEGPTAAGKMFPSVVAFTKDGQLLIGEPAKRQAVANPEGTVFEIKRKMGTDYKVSMYGKEYTPQQISAFILQKIKKDAETYLGTTIKKAVITVPAHFNDNQRQATKDAGEIAGFEVLRIINEPTAACLAYGVDKLDKELKILVFSFGGGTHDVTIMDFGKGVFQVLSTSGDTETGGADIDKALMEYLIEEFRKQTGIDLRGDRMAMARLKEAAERAKIELSTLLTTDVDLPFIYADASGPKNLHMTITRAKLEELATPIVQKTERTIMRALEDAKLTPAQIDKIILIGGTTRMPLVQRFVERILGKPAERGVDPMECVAIGAAIQGAVLSGEVKDILLLDVTPLSLGVETLGGVFTKIIERNTTIPTRRSQIFTTAADFQTAVTIHVLQGERAMAKDNVSLGMFNLEGIPPAPRGVPQIEVTFDIDANGILNVTAKDLGTNKAASIRITASTKLSKEEKERMVKEAEQFAEQDRKKREEAELRNNADSLIYTAEKTKKDLADKLKPDQVSRIDAAVAALKEALAGTDVEKIKAKSEELTKVLQEVGTAIYQQAAAEYQRQQAGTQAGQQQSTTGGGQAQDKKVYDADYKVG, from the coding sequence ATGAGTTCAAACATACAGCCAGGAGAGAAAATTATAGGGATCGACCTAGGCACGACAAACTCTGCGGCTGCCATCTTCGAGGGTGGCAAGGCCACAGTGATACCGAGCGCAGAGGGGCCTACTGCCGCGGGAAAGATGTTCCCTTCGGTGGTTGCCTTCACCAAGGACGGGCAGCTCCTCATAGGCGAACCTGCAAAGAGGCAGGCCGTTGCAAACCCGGAGGGGACTGTCTTCGAGATCAAGCGGAAGATGGGCACCGACTATAAAGTCAGCATGTACGGCAAGGAGTACACGCCGCAGCAGATCTCTGCTTTCATACTGCAGAAGATCAAAAAGGATGCAGAGACATACCTCGGGACCACAATTAAGAAGGCTGTGATCACCGTGCCCGCTCACTTCAATGACAACCAGCGCCAGGCAACGAAGGACGCTGGCGAGATCGCCGGCTTCGAGGTCCTGAGGATAATAAACGAGCCGACGGCTGCCTGCCTGGCGTACGGGGTTGACAAGCTTGACAAAGAGCTCAAGATTCTAGTCTTCAGCTTCGGCGGCGGTACGCACGACGTCACAATCATGGACTTCGGGAAGGGCGTCTTCCAGGTTCTCTCCACCAGTGGCGACACTGAGACCGGTGGCGCAGACATCGACAAGGCGCTCATGGAATACCTAATTGAGGAGTTCAGGAAACAGACCGGAATTGACCTAAGGGGCGACCGGATGGCGATGGCCAGGCTGAAGGAGGCTGCAGAGAGGGCAAAGATAGAACTCTCGACCCTCCTCACAACGGACGTCGACCTCCCGTTCATCTACGCAGATGCATCCGGACCGAAGAACCTTCACATGACGATAACCCGGGCAAAGCTCGAGGAGCTAGCCACCCCGATCGTACAAAAGACCGAGCGCACCATCATGAGGGCCCTCGAAGACGCGAAGCTGACCCCTGCCCAGATCGACAAGATAATACTGATCGGGGGCACAACAAGGATGCCCTTGGTCCAGCGCTTCGTCGAGAGGATACTCGGAAAGCCCGCCGAACGGGGCGTGGACCCGATGGAGTGCGTCGCGATCGGCGCAGCGATCCAGGGGGCGGTGCTCTCGGGCGAGGTAAAGGACATCCTTCTACTCGACGTCACGCCCCTTTCGCTGGGCGTCGAGACGCTTGGGGGAGTATTCACTAAAATAATCGAGAGGAACACCACCATCCCGACGAGGAGAAGCCAGATCTTCACGACTGCCGCCGACTTCCAGACCGCAGTCACAATACACGTCCTCCAGGGAGAGAGGGCGATGGCTAAGGACAACGTCTCGCTCGGCATGTTCAACCTGGAGGGGATACCGCCGGCACCGCGCGGTGTGCCGCAGATCGAGGTGACATTTGACATCGATGCGAACGGGATCCTCAACGTCACGGCAAAGGACCTGGGCACGAACAAGGCCGCTTCGATCAGGATCACCGCCTCGACCAAGCTCTCCAAGGAGGAGAAGGAGAGAATGGTCAAGGAGGCCGAGCAGTTCGCTGAGCAGGACAGGAAGAAAAGGGAGGAGGCCGAGCTGAGGAACAACGCGGACAGCCTGATCTACACTGCTGAGAAGACAAAGAAGGACCTCGCTGACAAGCTGAAGCCGGATCAGGTGAGCAGGATCGACGCCGCAGTGGCTGCCCTGAAGGAGGCGCTCGCAGGCACCGACGTCGAGAAGATAAAGGCAAAGTCAGAGGAGCTGACGAAGGTGCTGCAGGAGGTCGGCACTGCTATTTACCAGCAGGCGGCAGCCGAGTACCAGCGGCAGCAGGCCGGAACCCAGGCTGGGCAGCAGCAGTCAACAACGGGCGGGGGGCAAGCCCAGGACAAGAAGGTCTACGACGCCGACTACAAGGTCGGCTGA
- a CDS encoding TIGR00266 family protein, whose product MEYEIRYKPSYSMVVLKMKDGESVVGESGAMTYMTPNIEARTRSRSGVLGSLGLKLLGGQSFWVTDYSAKGGSGEVAFVSAPLGDIDHLALDGKNGWIIRKESYVASSPTVDLDIKWEGFTRGLFGQGLFMIKVTGTGDLFINTFGAIDRHTLGPGEQLIVDNFHLVAFNNTCTYRVERFGGLKETLLSGEGLVTRITGPGEILLQTKNPREFADWIWTLIEPRVQSRAR is encoded by the coding sequence ATGGAATATGAGATAAGATACAAACCTTCCTACTCGATGGTTGTACTGAAGATGAAGGATGGGGAGTCTGTTGTCGGGGAGTCCGGTGCAATGACATACATGACGCCGAACATCGAAGCCCGCACACGGTCAAGGTCAGGGGTGCTCGGCTCGCTCGGTCTAAAGCTGCTCGGGGGTCAATCCTTCTGGGTAACCGACTACTCCGCGAAGGGCGGATCAGGCGAAGTCGCCTTCGTATCAGCCCCGCTGGGAGACATAGACCACCTCGCGCTTGATGGTAAAAATGGCTGGATCATACGCAAGGAGTCCTATGTGGCATCCTCGCCGACCGTCGATCTTGACATCAAATGGGAGGGGTTCACGAGGGGGCTCTTTGGTCAAGGGTTATTCATGATTAAGGTCACCGGTACAGGGGATCTCTTCATTAACACATTCGGTGCTATTGACCGGCACACCTTGGGACCGGGCGAACAGCTGATAGTGGACAACTTCCACCTGGTCGCATTCAACAACACGTGCACTTACAGGGTCGAGCGCTTCGGTGGCCTTAAGGAGACGCTGCTCAGCGGCGAGGGTCTCGTAACCCGTATAACAGGTCCAGGGGAGATCCTCCTCCAGACAAAGAACCCGAGGGAATTCGCAGACTGGATATGGACCCTGATAGAGCCGCGCGTCCAGTCACGAGCAAGATGA